The Cucumis melo cultivar AY chromosome 5, USDA_Cmelo_AY_1.0, whole genome shotgun sequence genome has a segment encoding these proteins:
- the LOC103494946 gene encoding uncharacterized protein LOC103494946: MASSFPNPSFPHCSFLISNSTSSTHFPLSYPPTSLTVFPQISSTKNGSVSKIHGKFEKFQGETPQDDVLDANPSSSLQQQLSQEVEEDDSCLPSDLEGAVRQSGEAAGLFVSSGGARAIVELLIPQLQFLDDEGAQAELWELSRVFLESLIEETNCEKVKAVFPDAGAAALLEYRWKDASFKISSLSDRKPVDIADEIVVMVVPDYQMLENVQKIAAALSDDPPRPLIMWNPRLISEDVGVGFNVRKLRRYFLSTFTTVYSMRPLPSGAVFRAYPGLWKVFYDDKDRPGRYLLAKELISRPDAGDLEIIFGNVADSDQDPSFLDKAAGVLSSLTRFMKAISK; this comes from the exons ATGGCTTCCTCATTCCCAAATCCTTCTTTCCCCCATTGTTCCTTCCTAATATCCAATTCAACCTCATCCACACATTTCCCCTTATCTTATCCTCCAACTTCCCTCACTGTCTTCCCCCAAATTTCCTCCACCAAAAATGGGTCCGTTTCAAAAATTCATGGTAAGTTCGAGAAATTTCAAGGCGAGACTCCCCAAGACGATGTATTAGATGCTAATCCATCATCGTCGTTGCAACAACAGCTGAGTcaggaggttgaagaagatgacag CTGTTTGCCTTCAGACTTGGAGGGAGCAGTTAGGCAATCTGGAGAAGCTGCTGGCCTGTTTGTGTCTTCGGGAGGAGCAAGAGCAATA GTTGAGCTCCTTATCCCCCAGCTTCAGTTTCTGGACGATGAAGGTGCTCAGGCTGAACTCTGGGAACTCTCAAGAGTTTTCTTGGAGTCACTCATTGAGGAAACAAATTGTGAG AAAGTTAAAGCTGTGTTTCCAGATGCTGGGGCTGCTGCGCTTCTAGAATATCGATGGAAAGATGCCTCCTTCAAAATTTCCAG CTTAAGCGATCGAAAACCTGTAGATATTGCAGATGAGATAGTTGTTATGGTTGTTCCTGATTACCAAATGTTGGAAAATGTACAGAAAATTGCAGCTGCCCTCTCAGACGATCCG CCAAGGCCTCTTATCATGTGGAACCCTCGTCTCATCAGCGAAGATGTAGGGGTTGGATTTAACGTTCGAAAATTGAGAAGATACTTTTTAAG CACGTTTACAACAGTCTACTCCATGAGGCCTTTGCCATCTGGAGCTGTCTTTAGAGCTTATCCTGG GTTATGGAAAGTGTTCTATGATGACAAAGATAGGCCTGGCAGATATTTGCTAGCCAAAGAATTAATAAGCCGTCCAGATGCTGGAGACCTCGAG ATAATATTTGGAAATGTAGCCGATTCAGACCAGGACCCGTCATTTTTGGACAAAGCAGCTGGAGTTCTCTCTTCATTAACCCGATTCATGAAGGCAATTTCAAAATAA
- the LOC103494955 gene encoding pentatricopeptide repeat-containing protein At3g05340 has translation MKLKWVFQKSSSHLPSLVTSLIFPFRNQFHQNPFAETSSTFVLNHLDVSFLLSICGREGNLHLGSSLHASIIKSFEPSNHYNGVVIMNSLISMYDRCGKLSDAVKVFDEMLTRDTISWNALIGGFVRNGKFFAGFSYFKAMCLVGDCKFDKATLTTILSACDGLEFCCIIKMMHGLAFLSGFGQEITVGNALVSSYLKCGCVGLGMQVFDEMGERNVITWTAVISGLARNGHHEHSLKLFKEMMSYGSVEPNSLTYLSLLTACSGLEALKEGCQIHGLILKLGIQSDLCIGSALMDMYSKSGRIGEAWKIFESAEELDMVSLTVILAGFTQNGCEEEAIQIFLKMLKMGIEIDGNVVSVVLGVFGADTSLRLGQQVHSFVVKKNFICNPFVSNGLINMYSKCGALDESMKVFDRMRERNSVTWNSMIAAFARHGDASKALQLYENMQLEGAKPTDVTFLSLLHACSHAGLVKKGMEFLKSMTKDHGMNPRSEHYACVVDMLGRAGMLSEARNFIEKLPEQPGLLVWQALLGACSLYGDSEMGKYAADHLFLETPHSTVPYVLLANIYSSEGNWKERARTIRRMKEVGTAKETGISWIEIDKKVHSFTVGDKMHPQTEIIYGVLTELFVLMVDEGYVPDKKFILYYLDDDRRDPIHNDHNDTSNFPSISKSSILFSSSSTSRFTTICRQRIEGEDTPLSGPMAAYRLLGLDPTCSESELKAAFRAKVKQFHPDVTRNGNDSDSMIRRVIQAYEMLSSYSRTEFIERECLDPFENPECEAFDVFVNEFLCVGKGCPYSCVDRAPHVFTFASSTGTARATSQGHSEDYQLQMAVGQCPRSCIHYVTPLQRIILEELLDSALDVPYDNSAEADLLYSLIVKSKFENNRYKKPKREPKNSTERVDWY, from the exons ATGAAACTCAAATGGGTATTTCAAAAATCGAGCTCACACCTTCCCTCTTTGGTCACTTCTCTAATCTTCCCCTTCAGAAACCAATTCCATCAAAACCCATTTGCAGAAACCTCCTCAACATTCGTCCTCAACCATCTAGACGTAAGCTTCCTTCTATCCATTTGTGGAAGAGAAGGGAACCTCCATTTGGGTTCTTCTCTCCATGCATCCATCATCAAGAGCTTCGAGCCCTCCAACCATTATAACGGGGTCGTTATAATGAACTCTCTAATCTCCATGTACGATAGGTGTGGTAAGTTATCCGATGCCGTCAaggtgtttgatgaaatgctcACAAGAGATACTATTTCGTGGAACGCATTGATTGGTGGGTTTGTGAGAAATGGGAAGTTTTTTGCTGGTTTTAGTTATTTCAAGGCTATGTGTTTGGTTGGTGATTGTAAATTTGACAAAGCTACTTTGACTACGATTTTATCTGCTTGTGATGGGTTGGAGTTTTGTTGCATTATTAAAATGATGCATGGTTTGGCGTTTTTGAGTGGGTTTGGACAAGAAATTACTGTGGGGAATGCTCTGGTTAGTTCGTATTTGAAATGTGGTTGTGTTGGTTTGGGGATGCAAGTTTTTGATGAGATGGGGGAGAGAAATGTGATTACTTGGACGGCTGTGATTTCCGGTTTGGCTCGAAATGGGCATCATGAGCACAGCCTGAAGCTGTTTAAGGAGATGATGAGTTATGGTTCTGTAGAGCCAAATTCTTTAACTTATTTGAGCTTACTCACTGCTTGTTCTGGTTTGGAGGCATTAAAGGAAGGATGCCAAATTCATGGCCTTATTTTGAAGTTGGGAATTCAATCAGATTTGTGCATTGGAAGTGCTCTGATGGATATGTACTCGAAATCTGGAAGAATTGGAGAGGCTTGGAAGATTTTCGAGTCAGCTGAGGAACTTGATATGGTTTCATTGACTGTTATACTTGCAGGGTTCACACAGAATGGATGTGAGGAAGAAGCCATTCAGATCTTTCTGAAAATGTTGAAGATGGGGATTGAGATTGACGGAAATGTCGTTTCAGTTGTTCTTGGTGTGTTTGGTGCCGATACATCTCTGAGGCTGGGTCAACAAGTTCACTCATTTGTTGTCAAGAAAAACTTTATTTGCAACCCTTTTGTGAGCAATGGGCTTATAAACATGTACTCCAAGTGTGGAGCACTCGATGAATCAATGAAGGTCTTTGATAGAATGCGTGAAAGGAACTCGGTTACATGGAACTCCATGATTGCAGCGTTTGCCCGCCATGGAGATGCCTCGAAAGCTCTACAACTTTATGAGAATATGCAACTCGAAGGTGCAAAGCCAACCGACGTCACATTTCTATCATTACTTCATGCTTGTAGCCATGCCGGGTTAGTAAAaaaaggaatggaattcctcaAATCAATGACAAAAGATCACGGGATGAATCCAAGGAGCGAACACTACGCTTGTGTTGTTGACATGTTAGGTAGGGCAGGAATGCTGTCTGAAGCTAGAAACTTCATTGAGAAACTGCCTGAGCAGCCAGGTTTACTCGTGTGGCAGGCATTGCTCGGCGCCTGCAGCCTCTATGGTGATTCTGAAATGGGGAAATATGCGGCCGACCATCTGTTTTTGGAAACTCCGCATAGTACCGTCCCATATGTTTTGTTAGCCAACATATATTCTTCTGAAGGGAATTGGAAGGAAAGAGCAAGGACAATTAGGAGGATGAAGGAGGTGGGAACGGCCAAAGAAACTGGTATCAGTTGGATTGAGATTGACAAGAAAGTACATAGTTTTACTGTTGGAGACAAAATGCATCCGCAAACTGAGATCATTTATGGAGTTTTGACGGAGCTGTTTGTACTCATGGTAGATGAAGGATATGTGCCAGATAAGAAGTTCATCCTCTACTACTTGGATGATGACAGGAGGGATCCAATCCATAACGATCA CAATGACACTTCCAATTTTCCCTCCATTTCAAAATCTTCCATTCTCTTCTCTTCCTCGTCAACCTCCCGATTCACAACGATTTGTAGGCAAAGAATTGAAGGAGAAGACACGCCTCTCTCCGGTCCTATGGCTGCGTACAGATTGCTCGGCCTCGACCCAACTTGCTCCGAATCCGAGCTCAAAGCCGCTTTTCGAGCCAAA GTGAAGCAATTTCATCCGGACGTGACTAGAAATGGGAATGATTCGGATTCTATGATTCGTCGTGTAATTCAAGCGTATGAG ATGTTATCCAGTTACAGCCGAACAGAGTTCATTGAGAG GGAATGTTTAGATCCTTTTGAGAACCCAGAATGTGAAGCATTTGATGTCTTTGTTAATGAGTTTCTTTGTGTTGGAAAAG GCTGCCCATATTCTTGTGTGGATAGAGCTCCCCATGTCTTCACTTTTGCCTCTTCCACCGGGACAGCCCGTGCCACGTCTCAAG GACATAGTGAGGATTATCAGCTTCAGATGGCAGTTGGCCAATGCCCCAGAAGCTGTATACATTATGTAACACCTTTGCAAAGGATCATTCTGGAAGAGCTGCTTGACAG TGCCTTGGATGTACCTTATGATAATTCTGCAGAGGCAGATTTACTATATTCTCTAATAGTGAAATCAAAATTCGAGAATAATCGATACAAAAAGCCAAAGAGGGAGCCAAAGAATTCAACAGAACGAGTGGATTGGTATTGA